taaacatttttgttgttgtttttacttttgacaCCTTCCTTCCCCGTGCACACAAAACTCACACAGACTCACAACTCCAAGGAGCAATTTCGTGCAGAAAACACAACttgcccccaccaccacctccaaaGGCGATCCCTTCGGGGGTTGCAACCAATGTCAAAGATGTGACAGGATTCCCACAAGTTTCTTCCATGCAAGCTAATGTTAAAGAGGTGTTGTTGAATGGTCTACACAAAAACACACGCACAAACGCACACCTTGCTTAGTGACACAAGCTCAGACCTCAGTTTTGCTGGAAAATGGCACCTCAACCGTACCACGTTCAATGTGAATTGGAGTCTCCTGGGGttgaaaaaggagggaaggaggtccAAACCAGGCCAGGTGGCCACCTCCAGATGAACGGAGAAAGGCCACCACGAAGGAGAAACTCAAAGACTGGTGAGATTATGGACTTCTGGCTCCAAACATGGTTGGGTTCAAGAGGAAACCACAACCCACTTCAAGATTGGATCATGGAATTGTCTCCTACTCTGATTCACTTCTGTGACTCAAGGACCTCCTGCCATGGATGGTACAAGATGTTCCTCAGAATCCATTTGGGGTTTTCTGTTGGAAACATCTACCCTAAAGGACAGGATGAAGGCAGATTTGAAAGTCACGTTGCTAACAGTTGACAGTGGAACCAAGTTACTCAAGAGTGTTTGACCTCCTAGATTCCAACTGAACAAGAAGGTGGCCTACAGCCTCAGCAGACCACAGGTTCCTTCCCACGTGGAGTGTTCAAGATTAGTGACCACAAAATACACACACAAGGCTcagaagcacacacaggcagAAGCTTTAGGGTCTCAGCTGCTAAGGTCAGGTCCAAAACGGGGCCAATTAGCATGGTGACGCAAAGCAAGCTGGGTTCTCAAAGACAGCCTGGAACGCGGTCATGCCAACGAGGTTAGGTGCTCGTGCCAATGCAACCAACATGGAGCACGTTCTCACACACCAAGCTGGATGGAGGAGGCACGAAGAAGCTGGCAGGCCATAACCACAAGCACGCACACACACCTTTGTCTCGCCTGTGGAGAAGCGGGCCATCGGCTTTGGGGGGTCTTCTCCTGCCTTGGTCTGGAGCTCCATCCTTCAGGGAAGGGagagacggaggaggaggaggaaggcctcTTGACTTGGTAGGTCTCATGTAGCCTTTCATCGGTGGAGGAGCTTTGGCTCGGCCTGCTTTCTTGGTCTCAGCCAGTGGTCCGCGGTCATCATGATCAGTGACCGCCAGAGAAGTTGATGTTTGTGGTTCTCCAGCTTCCAATCTCATGTTCGGAACATCTTGCAGTTCTCCAAGTTGTCCTTTCTCCTCTTTGCTGGTTGGTTGGAGGAGAGGTTCTATCTTGGCCAGGTTCTTGTCGTCTGGTGCCAGATGATCGGAAGAGAGCCCACTTCCTCCCACTTCCTCCAGAAGGCCATCCTCCAGGACCTTATCTGTCCTTGTCTTGCTTCCTAAGCTGTCTAGACACTCAGAAGGCCTCACTTCATCTTCTTGTCTATCTTCTGCTAACACTCCTGGCTCTGAGGTTCCACCACTGAGAAGGACAGTTGTTAGAGTTTGAAGAGTTGACACTTCCTTCCTGGATCCCTTAAGAGTTTCGGTTTCCGTAGGGAGGTCACTGCCTTCAGCCACCAGCCCAGGAGCCATCTTTAGCTTCTCCACCACCATTTCTGGTGAACCAAGTTCTTGTCTTTTGTCTTCAAGGTCTGTTCCTCCCGTTTGCTTTTCCGTTTTGAAGAGATGGTCCGCTGGGGTCcgcttgttcttcttcttttccctgaTGTCGTCGCCGGCTTTCATGACGAGGGAAGCTTCCGCCTCTCGACCTTCAAGCTTGGCCAAGTTCTCCTGCAGGTCCTCCAGAATCTTCTCGTCCCCTGGCTTGGCGTCTTGTAGGAATTTGGGAAGAAAAAACTGCTCCTGGCTTGGCTCGTCGGCCAACTTGCTGAAGTGTTCTAAAAACGGACAGGTGGGACGAGTTTTGGCGACGGCTTCGTCAAGAGGTCCAGCTGGGTCAAAAACATTTGTGAGGTCCTCTTCCCAATGTAATTGACGTCCAGAAGGGAAACTCTTGATGTTCCTGTTTTCATCTACAATCTCAACTTCTCCTACGGAGAAGCTCAATCCACCAACCCCACGAGGTTCTTCACGGTTGACGTCTTCCTTAGTTAGTTGGGCAACTACAGGTTCTTGAGGGACAATCAAGGTCTTCTTACTTTTCTTCTCTCTACTCTTCTTTTCAGGTTTTGCAAGTGGGGTTTGAAGAACTGGAAGATCAGGGATCCCATCTTTTTTCTCACTGGAAGCTGTTGTTGCTTTGGTCTTCGTCTCTCTATCATCTTCTATGACTGTCCCGGTGTCCAACCTCCCCAGTGAATGGATAGATTGTTCCAAAGTAGGCATTTCCTCAACAAAGAGCTTGGCAGGAACCTGGCCTGTAGATTCTGGATGCTTGAGGAGATGTTCTGATGTCTCCTCCTTGATGCCATCAGAGGTGGGGACCTTCTCAATCTTAACTCTTTGGTGGTGTTCACCAGAAGGTTCTGCCTTCATCTCCAAGACCTTAGGAAATTGGAGACTTTGCCAGTCAGTCTCCTGTTTCTTAACTTCTTCCGGGACTTGAGGGAGGACAACATCTGGCTTGGGTGGACCTTTTCCAGCTTCATCTCGGCTAGCTTCCTGCCCCTTAGATAGTGTTTCTTTGGTTTTAGGGACCTCTGCAATTTTGGATTTCTCCTCCAAAGTGGACAGCTGTCcaaccttcttctcctcctttcctcctgtcATTTCCAGCGGTTTTTCAGCAGGGACTTGCACTTGGGCGGCACCTGGAAGGTCTAGCCCTTGATTCTTCTTCTCAGGAGACCCTTCGTTAACTAaatcatttttctttgaagagacaATCCCATCCAATGTCTTCTCCGGTGGTGGTTCTCCTGAGGGACCTTTGTGAGCCGTCTTGCTTTTCCCATCACTGCTTCTCTTCTTGGATTTGTTGGTGGCCCACATGAAGGTGGGATCTCCTCCAGGGGAGCTCGCCAAAGTGGGTCCCTTGTTTTGATTTGGCCCGCACGTTTCCTGGCCTTGGACTGTTAACTCTAGGAGAACCTGGCCTTCTGTCTGTTTTCCAGGGGCCTCCAGGATGAAGGGATATGCTGATGGAGGAAGGTCAACCTTTTGACCAGGTCCAGCTGGAGAACTTTCGATGTTTTCACTTAAGGTGATGGAAGGAGGACTTGGTTGCTTCACACCGTCTGTAGCACTGCCCAACTGCTGGCTGGTAGCTAAGACGGTAATCCCTTCTTTCGGTTCATCTGCTCTCTGTTGGGTTTGGTCAAACATCTCATGATCTTCCACAGTAGAGAAAAATGGTTGTCTAAAGGAGCTCCTCTCCTCCGCTCTTCTGCTCTTCCCCACGCTAGATCTCTTCTTCGGCTTCTCTCTCACTCCTGGAGAAGTGGAAAAattctcttctgggttccgggtTGCCCAACCGATTTCGCCCAGGCCCTCAACGTCTACCGCCGTTGAAGCTTTGCTCAAACCAACGTGTTCCTCCAGCTCTGGCACATGctttgctttcttgctttttccaTCACTGCCCCTCTTCTTGGGTTGGTCGTGTCTCAACTTGAGACTGGTCGGATGTTCTGGAGGGTGAACACCAAGTGGGTCTTCTGTTGGGTTGATGAAAAACACTGGGCCACCACCAAGGGTCTCAGCAGCAAACAAGGGTTGGGCTGGATCTGACTTGGTTTCCACCACGAATGGAGTTTTGTCAGAACTAAAATCAGATTTTTTGCCCAGTGGTCTTTCTTTGGGGATCTCTGAGACATCTCTGCTTTCTTCTGTGTCTTGATGAAGAGAAGAAGTCCCTTCTTGGATTGGCTCGGCCAGTTTTGGTTCAGCTGGAAGAGTCACATCTTCCTTGACCTCCCTGCCCTTCTTTAAGACCTTCTCAAGTTTCTTGGATGCCTCTACCAACTCTTCTTTCCTTTCAAGACTTGGAAACTCTGGAGCAACCTTCTCAAGGGTAACCATGGGGTCTAGAGCCTGGACCTCAATCTTCTGCCCCACGGCAGAGTGGGTCTTCAAAGTTGAGGCATCAATGTTTGAGTTCTTCGGAGTCAGATCCCCCAACTGCACCCTTTTCTCAAAGGGACTTACTTCTTCAGGACCAGGAGGAGAAGTTGGACTTGccttcttcttctgttcaacgtGGTGCTTCCGAAGCTCGTCAGAATGTTCTTTCTTTGGACTTTTGGGCCGCCACGCTGAGCTGTCATCCATGGCCAGTGTGGCTTGGCTCAATTCTCCTGGTTTGGGGTCCAACGAAAGTTTGGAAGGTTCTTCAATCTTCACAGGAGGAAGGTATGGAAGCTGTTGTCCTTCCAGTTGTTGtccttctttcatgagcttctcctttccAAGAACTTCTGGGGAGGCCCACAAAACCTCTTGAGGACTTTCCTGGAGAACCTTTGGATGTTCGTCAGCAGCCGGGGGGCTTCTTAACTTCTTCGAGTTGTCCTCCCACGTTTCCGCTCCCCGTGGCTGCTGCCCTTTCTTCTgctttgctttcttcttcttcttcttcaaggcaGCCGACGCCTCGAGGTCCCATCCCTCTTGCAACAGCTCCCTTGAACCTTCTCCAACTTCGAAAGCCTGGCCAGCTCCCTTCCTCGGAGATCTCTTGCTACGGGGAGAAGTTCCACCAGTGGAGCCAAAGTCGGCCACGAAAAAGGAGTTTCCACCTCTAGGGCTGTGACTCTTCAGGGTTGGAGAACCTGCAAGCTGATCTTCTGGAGCATCTGCCAGAGTCATCTGGACAGGTTTCGCTCTGCCAAACCTGCGGTGGTCACTGGGTTTGTGAGCATGTCTTATTTGGGCGGGAGATCCACCTGGAATACAGGAAGGTCACTGAAGGACAGAACCCACCACGAACCAAGAATCATGTTCCAAATGTTTACACCGCAGGCAACGTCTACTTAGACTGGATcattttgagggggggaggggtttaagCTTCGCTGATCCCTGCCTAGATGACAGGTCAAGGATCAGATTTTCTGAAGAGCTCTCACATCTAtctcaatcatcatcatcttcatttaacgatCCCATAATACCTTTTGGGGGTGGAGTctcggcaactgaatggagctagcagagtatttgaatggccggatgcccttcctgtctccaatgcggagttttgttcagcagatatattctcagtgtggcccaaagagagaaatatctgcctctacctaggatcgaactcacagcctcctgattgtaaggcaagagctccacctctaggccaccgctccATTCGATCCCATCTACCTCAATGAATAAGATAATATAAGGTTGATGTTATATGATTAATGTTGTATGGAATAAAACTGGAATTGAATCTGGATGTTTGGCTTCACATAACACGAAGCCCCCTCCCAGAAGGTAATAAGGAAAACTGGAGAAGATGTGTAGTGTCCCAGACAATCCTGCTGAAGCATCGCTTATATGTCTTGGATAGAAGGAAGCGAACTACCAATAATCTTTTCCACTGCCCTCACCACTCTCTCTACAGCCTTCCTGTCCGAAGCTGTAATGCTTCCCAACCACCCACCATCTCTTTTTaatgaccctataatcccttgcgggatggagtctgggcaactgaaatgGAACTGAGTATTTActgactggatgcccttcctggcaccaatgcagagttatattcagcagatattctCAAcgtacccagagagagaaatatctgcctctacctaggattgaacataGCCTtccgattgtgaggtgagagctccacctctaggccaccacaccactcaatGCTTCCCAaacactgtcctcaccactctctctaCAGTAGGGGTgtaaaacttgatttcattgaaagctgcatcagggctgtgtttgaccttggggggggcaggggcaggcaTGACCAGTTAGATGTCACTCATCGAGGCTCTGTTTTCACTTGCTacagcctcctgcagtcctctccaagtgaaaacggagcccaggcgggctgcatgtggcctccccgagctcagttttcactggcagaggcactgtgggctggtccttcactgtttccatggcggatccacaggccagatctaagcagccctAAGGCCAGATCAGGcctatgggccttgagtttgacacccctgctctacaacctTCCTGTCCGCAGctgtaatgcttccaaaccattgtcctcaccactctctctacagcaggggtgtcaacatCAAGGTCTGCGGGCCAGAACCGGCCTGCAATGTGGTCGGATCGGGCCTGCAGGGCCGTCTTGGTctacaatgcaaagaggaaacttgccagcagtttgggcagTGAGGTcaagctggccacccccacccagtcggccatgccCGCCTGGTCCCCCGAGGTCaatcacagccctgatgcagctctcaatgaaattgagattgacacccctgctctatagaaagtggtaaggagaGGGATGAATAGATCAAACAGAATAAACAGGTATTCTTAAGCATCGCTAACCCCACATTTTAGCTTTCAGTGGCTGCTTGTCCACTCTCCTATTATCTTGGGGATGATGGGCATTGTAATCCAATGGTGGTAGGTTTGAGGAAGGGCTGAACGTCTTCACTTTGTTAAAATGTTTTCCAGATCTGTCCCTTTAATCAGGATTTAAACCTTGAAATCTTCTACTTCAGAAGATCAGCATACTTGCAAGCTAAGATGTCTGAGACACAGCTAGAaatgagatagacagacaggagtagactggacaactgtttgtccaggatggtataaggtctcctgccttgggcaaggggttggacttggatctccgaggtcccttccagccgtaAGATTCTATGACTCTTCCTGCAAGAGTGGAAGTCTCAACTTAAGGGAAGAAATCTTTTTTCTGGACTTCCACACAATCTATTACTCAACCACAGAAGGTCATCGAAGTGTCTCTGAACATCTCAATCCCTTAGTGTTCAGAAGATGTATTTAAGGAGAACGAGGGACAACATACGGAAAGTCCGCTTTCTCGCAAGTGCAGGCCAATGTCGTTAACAGACCTTCCCAAAAGTGTTGATCTTAGTGTCTGGTTTAAATGGTTCTCAGGAACCCACAGAAATAGGAAGATCAAAACAAGGAACTGCGTGGGACACAGGTATCAGGGCAACTAAGGTAAgccatccagttttggtggacAACATTAGCAGAGGCAGGGAGAAAGCAGTGACGGAAGAAGATGTTGTAAGATCTACCTTCCAGAATAGAAGACCTGAGGTTCTTCAGCAACCAAGAGAAAGGCAAGTTGCAAGGGAGAAAAATTGCCggatggagaaggaagagaagatctTCAGAGAAGGTTCAGCTTCTACTTCTCCATAGATACTCACCCCCTTGTTCTGGAGGCAGCTTTCCTGCAGGTGGCTCTACAGGATGGGCAGGTATTTCCTTTTCCTTCGCCTTGACCAACTTGGACTCATCAACAAAGGACCTTGGAGAGTCCAGGTGGGGCTCCTCCCCAAGAACAGGTCCCATCGACTCTGctgaagacaaaaaccaggatcaTCACCACAAACCGAAGAAGTTTCTCCAATGACCAGAAGCATCGTGGTCCCGTGGACAAACTCAGGCTGGTCTTGCCCAAAAAGATGTTCTCCAAAAATGCTGGAAGAACCATCTCCAGAACTTCTGGGCTTCAAAGGATCCTTTCcaagaatttattttttctttttcttaagtttttttttaatttttccatttttaaaatacaaacattccatctttccttaagcAGTGTGTCGTCTGGTTACAACTATCTCTGTGCAACATCCTTCCACATTTGCAACCTCTCTAAGCTTAAAATTACAATACATTAAACAGTTAAACATTACAaaactcttcattttcttcttaatatCCTAATGATAGTACAACAATAACATTGAACATAGTTAATCTCATCATACGTATACCAACAGCTGTcatcttatttatatctctatcttaatatattttctatttttctttaatcTCCTTAATTTCCCaattccttttttattctctaaccattgataaaatacttcccatatcatataatattcagtttgttctctctccttaattgctagtgttaatatcttcatttctgcacattctagtatttccCTAAATCCCCTTCCCATCAGtgggaatctcttcacttttccaatgttgttaaatacaattctagctgtggTTAATATATGAATCATTAACTATGCATTCTCTTTATTATTAGTTTCAGGTAAGATCCCCagaagaaatatttctggttttaacgcAATATGCTGTTTTGTCATCTTTTCCAAACATGTCTTTATTTTTGTCTAATATTATTTTGCTTcttcacatgtccaccacatatgaaagTAAGATCCAGGTAACTGGCGGGACTTCCAATTAgccgatttatctttaaacatctttgccaaccaaggtgccatctataaaacatctcatACGAATTCtccttatatgcagttgacatcgtTAATTTATAATACCTGTCCCACAATTTCTACCAGTTATCTAATTCTATCGTATAACCAAGATCTACCTGTCAGATCAGAAGACCTGAGATTCTTCAGCAACCAAGAGAAAAGCAAGTTGCAATGGAGAAAAATTGCAggatggagaaggaaaagaagatctTCAGAGAAGGTTCAGCTTCTACTTCTCCATAGATACTCACCCCCTTGTTCTGGAGGCAGCTTTCCTGCAGGTGGCTCCACAGGATGGGCAGGTATTTCCTTTTCCTTCGCCTTGACCAACTTGGACTCATCAACAAAGGACCTTGGAGAGTCCACGTGGGGCTCCTCCCCAAGAACAGATCCCATCGACTCTGctgaagacaaaaaccaggatcaTCACCACAAACCGAAGAAGTTTCTCCAATGACCAGAAGCATCGTGGTCCCGTGGACAAACTCAGGCTGGTCTTGCCCAAAAAGATGTTCTCCAAAAATGCTGGAAGAACCATCTCCAGAACTTCTGGGCTTCAAAGGATCCTTTCcaagaatttattttttctttttcttaagtttttttttaatttttccatttttaaaatacaaacattccatctttccttaagcagtgtgtcgtctgggtacaacTATCTCTGTGCAACATCCTTCCACATTTGCAACCTCTCTAAGCTTAAAATTACAATACATTAAACAGTTAAACATTACAaaactcttcattttcttcttaatatCCTAATGATAGTACAACAATAACATTGAACATAGTTAATCTCATCATACGTATACCAACAGCTGTcatcttatttatatctctatcttaatatattttctatttttctttaatcTCCTTAATTTCCCaattccttttttattctctaaccattgataaaatacttcccatatcatataatattcagtttgttctctctccttaattgctagtgttaatatcttcatttctgcacattctagtatttccCTAAATCCCCTTCCCATCAGtgggaatctcttcacttttccaatgttgttaaatacaattctagctgtggTTAATATATGAATCATTAAATATGCATTCTCTTTATTATTAGTTTCAGGTAAGATCCccagcagaaatatttctggttttaacgcAATACGCTGTTTTGTCATCTTTTCCAAACATGTCTTTATTTTTGTCTAATACTATTTCGCTGcttcacatgtccaccacatatgaaagTAAGATCCAGGTAACTGGCGGGACTTCCAATTAgccgatttatctttaaacatctttgccaaccaaggtgccatctataaaacatctcatACGAATTCtccttatatgcagttgacatcgtTAATTTATAATACCTGTCCCACAATTTCTACCAGTTATCTAATTCTATCGTATAACCAAGATCTACCTGTCAGATCAGAAGACCTGAGATTCTTCAGCAACCAAGAGAAAAGCAAGTTGCAATGGAGAAAAATTGCCggatggagaaggaagagaagatctTCAGAGAAGGTTCAGCTTCTACTTCTCCATAGATACTCACCCCCTTGTTCTGGAGGCAGCTTTCCTGCAGGTGGCTCCACAGGGTGGGCAGGTATTTCCTTTTCCTTCGCCTTGACCAGCTTGGATTCATCAACAAAGGACCTTGGAGTGTCCACGTGGGGCTCCTCCCCAAGAACAGGTCCCATCGACTCTGctgaagacaaaaaccaggatcaTCACCACAAACCGAAGAAGTTTCTCCAATGACCAGAAGCATCGTGGTCCCGTGGACAAACTCAGGTTGGTCTTGCCCAAAAAGATGTTCTCCAAAGGTGCTGGAGGAACCATCTCCAGAACTTCTGGGCTTCAAAGGACCCTTTCcaagaatttctttttcttttcttttttattttttttttatttttccatttttaaaatatatacattccatctttccttaagcAGTGTGTAGTCTGGGTACAACTATCTCTGTGCAACA
Above is a window of Ahaetulla prasina isolate Xishuangbanna chromosome 4, ASM2864084v1, whole genome shotgun sequence DNA encoding:
- the LOC131198937 gene encoding titin-like isoform X12 — translated: MADMEQNLSLADALTEPPPQIEEEVKRDFMATLEAEKFDDVIGEKVGKTDYVPLLDDDDDPKAGNQEAKAKPRVESVPRERPTATGPAAVVENGDHGLEGSQKEPSGKIMEEQMSYKEFLDHNDVWPMDDSSHGFESQLRFKPMDVAEVFPTSREDVQSDLLLLPEDMMGFGQYFGALKGSHSPFGTTEFSEPPPLGFTHPTAAGFELLSFLNPAPNQSQAEVHQVPMEKLHPAEDAPCSGELTPPEAEQVMASSVPPAFEGAVPTMEELMGFEPSLDQGLLLQKGPQAGFLETSVSKELKSEDEDIIVLTAGSCPMLEKPEEGSQSLPSPKEKDGFLGQQPMEINLPAQKAEEAQPSLPFPAPEEERPCPDFNTEDLFQPTPTKPGEHLPHLAAESMGPVLGEEPHVDFPRSFVDESTLVKAKEIPAHPVEPPVGKLPPEQGAESMGPVLGEEPHVDTPRSFVDESKLVKAKEKEIPAHPVEPPAGKLPPEQGAESMGSVLGEEPHVDSPRSFVDESKLVKAKEKEIPAHPVEPPAGKLPPEQGAESMGPVLGEEPHLDSPRSFVDESKLVKAKEKEIPAHPVEPPAGKLPPEQGGGSPAQIRHAHKPSDHRRFGRAKPVQMTLADAPEDQLAGSPTLKSHSPRGGNSFFVADFGSTGGTSPRSKRSPRKGAGQAFEVGEGSRELLQEGWDLEASAALKKKKKKAKQKKGQQPRGAETWEDNSKKLRSPPAADEHPKVLQESPQEVLWASPEVLGKEKLMKEGQQLEGQQLPYLPPVKIEEPSKLSLDPKPGELSQATLAMDDSSAWRPKSPKKEHSDELRKHHVEQKKKASPTSPPGPEEVSPFEKRVQLGDLTPKNSNIDASTLKTHSAVGQKIEVQALDPMVTLEKVAPEFPSLERKEELVEASKKLEKVLKKGREVKEDVTLPAEPKLAEPIQEGTSSLHQDTEESRDVSEIPKERPLGKKSDFSSDKTPFVVETKSDPAQPLFAAETLGGGPVFFINPTEDPLGVHPPEHPTSLKLRHDQPKKRGSDGKSKKAKHVPELEEHVGLSKASTAVDVEGLGEIGWATRNPEENFSTSPGVREKPKKRSSVGKSRRAEERSSFRQPFFSTVEDHEMFDQTQQRADEPKEGITVLATSQQLGSATDGVKQPSPPSITLSENIESSPAGPGQKVDLPPSAYPFILEAPGKQTEGQVLLELTVQGQETCGPNQNKGPTLASSPGGDPTFMWATNKSKKRSSDGKSKTAHKGPSGEPPPEKTLDGIVSSKKNDLVNEGSPEKKNQGLDLPGAAQVQVPAEKPLEMTGGKEEKKVGQLSTLEEKSKIAEVPKTKETLSKGQEASRDEAGKGPPKPDVVLPQVPEEVKKQETDWQSLQFPKVLEMKAEPSGEHHQRVKIEKVPTSDGIKEETSEHLLKHPESTGQVPAKLFVEEMPTLEQSIHSLGRLDTGTVIEDDRETKTKATTASSEKKDGIPDLPVLQTPLAKPEKKSREKKSKKTLIVPQEPVVAQLTKEDVNREEPRGVGGLSFSVGEVEIVDENRNIKSFPSGRQLHWEEDLTNVFDPAGPLDEAVAKTRPTCPFLEHFSKLADEPSQEQFFLPKFLQDAKPGDEKILEDLQENLAKLEGREAEASLVMKAGDDIREKKKNKRTPADHLFKTEKQTGGTDLEDKRQELGSPEMVVEKLKMAPGLVAEGSDLPTETETLKGSRKEVSTLQTLTTVLLSGGTSEPGVLAEDRQEDEVRPSECLDSLGSKTRTDKVLEDGLLEEVGGSGLSSDHLAPDDKNLAKIEPLLQPTSKEEKGQLGELQDVPNMRLEAGEPQTSTSLAVTDHDDRGPLAETKKAGRAKAPPPMKGYMRPTKSRGLPPPPPSLPSLKDGAPDQGRRRPPKADGPLLHRRDKEEVKASVEVPSSEDAAALPSKDLPPSPEKKTKPSASVGVKPAAAKAKPGTAGVSPAKRPASATLGPSKKATASPSAAATTTPKRPSTGGARPSNLTSREVKPKATDVKIPEKKVPLSKSPSATSPRPTVKTTSATSKPPVAAGGTLPSPRTTAGLPLKKPSAIKTEIKAADAKKVPAKSSTAEPSRPKSAPASTTSSPAPLGPSAARPKAKPVGSKSPGMAGVTAEAKKPPSAPKALPKTSPVSKPSRPSTSISVPDLKNVRSKIGSTDNIKYQPGGGKVQILSKKANYSHVQSKCGSKDNIKHVPGGGNVQYLPKSASGNKTQPSTNPKPSRGCTNVQIQNKKIDLSKVSSKCGSKTNIKHKPGGGDVKIENQKLNFKEKAQAKVGSLDNVGHVPTGGTVKTEGGKEAAPENGAPPSGSSAPQENGAGPLAPAQGSGDQREIQCFDTHIQETSL
- the LOC131198937 gene encoding protein piccolo-like isoform X14 is translated as MADMEQNLSLADALTEPPPQIEEEVKRDFMATLEAEKFDDVIGEKVGKTDYVPLLDDDDDPKAGNQEAKAKPRVESVPRERPTATGPAAVVENGDHGLEGSQKEPSGKIMEEQMSYKEFLDHNDVWPMDDSSHGFESQLRFKPMDVAEVFPTSREDVQSDLLLLPEDMMGFGQYFGALKGSHSPFGTTEFSEPPPLGFTHPTAAGFELLSFLNPAPNQSQAEVHQVPMEKLHPAEDAPCSGELTPPEAEQVMASSVPPAFEGAVPTMEELMGFEPSLDQGLLLQKGPQAGFLETSVSKELKSEDEDIIVLTAGSCPMLEKPEEGSQSLPSPKEKDGFLGQQPMEINLPAQKAEEAQPSLPFPAPEEERPCPDFNTEDLFQPTPTKPGEHLPHLAAESMGPVLGEEPHVDFPRSFVDESTLVKAKEIPAHPVEPPVGKLPPEQGAESMGSVLGEEPHVDSPRSFVDESKLVKAKEKEIPAHPVEPPAGKLPPEQGAESMGPVLGEEPHLDSPRSFVDESKLVKAKEKEIPAHPVEPPAGKLPPEQGGGSPAQIRHAHKPSDHRRFGRAKPVQMTLADAPEDQLAGSPTLKSHSPRGGNSFFVADFGSTGGTSPRSKRSPRKGAGQAFEVGEGSRELLQEGWDLEASAALKKKKKKAKQKKGQQPRGAETWEDNSKKLRSPPAADEHPKVLQESPQEVLWASPEVLGKEKLMKEGQQLEGQQLPYLPPVKIEEPSKLSLDPKPGELSQATLAMDDSSAWRPKSPKKEHSDELRKHHVEQKKKASPTSPPGPEEVSPFEKRVQLGDLTPKNSNIDASTLKTHSAVGQKIEVQALDPMVTLEKVAPEFPSLERKEELVEASKKLEKVLKKGREVKEDVTLPAEPKLAEPIQEGTSSLHQDTEESRDVSEIPKERPLGKKSDFSSDKTPFVVETKSDPAQPLFAAETLGGGPVFFINPTEDPLGVHPPEHPTSLKLRHDQPKKRGSDGKSKKAKHVPELEEHVGLSKASTAVDVEGLGEIGWATRNPEENFSTSPGVREKPKKRSSVGKSRRAEERSSFRQPFFSTVEDHEMFDQTQQRADEPKEGITVLATSQQLGSATDGVKQPSPPSITLSENIESSPAGPGQKVDLPPSAYPFILEAPGKQTEGQVLLELTVQGQETCGPNQNKGPTLASSPGGDPTFMWATNKSKKRSSDGKSKTAHKGPSGEPPPEKTLDGIVSSKKNDLVNEGSPEKKNQGLDLPGAAQVQVPAEKPLEMTGGKEEKKVGQLSTLEEKSKIAEVPKTKETLSKGQEASRDEAGKGPPKPDVVLPQVPEEVKKQETDWQSLQFPKVLEMKAEPSGEHHQRVKIEKVPTSDGIKEETSEHLLKHPESTGQVPAKLFVEEMPTLEQSIHSLGRLDTGTVIEDDRETKTKATTASSEKKDGIPDLPVLQTPLAKPEKKSREKKSKKTLIVPQEPVVAQLTKEDVNREEPRGVGGLSFSVGEVEIVDENRNIKSFPSGRQLHWEEDLTNVFDPAGPLDEAVAKTRPTCPFLEHFSKLADEPSQEQFFLPKFLQDAKPGDEKILEDLQENLAKLEGREAEASLVMKAGDDIREKKKNKRTPADHLFKTEKQTGGTDLEDKRQELGSPEMVVEKLKMAPGLVAEGSDLPTETETLKGSRKEVSTLQTLTTVLLSGGTSEPGVLAEDRQEDEVRPSECLDSLGSKTRTDKVLEDGLLEEVGGSGLSSDHLAPDDKNLAKIEPLLQPTSKEEKGQLGELQDVPNMRLEAGEPQTSTSLAVTDHDDRGPLAETKKAGRAKAPPPMKGYMRPTKSRGLPPPPPSLPSLKDGAPDQGRRRPPKADGPLLHRRDKEEVKASVEVPSSEDAAALPSKDLPPSPEKKTKPSASVGVKPAAAKAKPGTAGVSPAKRPASATLGPSKKATASPSAAATTTPKRPSTGGARPSNLTSREVKPKATDVKIPEKKVPLSKSPSATSPRPTVKTTSATSKPPVAAGGTLPSPRTTAGLPLKKPSAIKTEIKAADAKKVPAKSSTAEPSRPKSAPASTTSSPAPLGPSAARPKAKPVGSKSPGMAGVTAEAKKPPSAPKALPKTSPVSKPSRPSTSISVPDLKNVRSKIGSTDNIKYQPGGGKAKIEKKSTMATRNSEPNAVSKTTPNKTTVSKEGLAKSPNGKVQILSKKANYSHVQSKCGSKDNIKHVPGGGNVQYLPKSASGNKTQPSTNPKPSRGCTNVQIQNKKIDLSKVSSKCGSKTNIKHKPGGGDVKIENQKLNFKEKAQAKVGSLDNVGHVPTGGTVKTEGGKEAAPENGAPPSGSSAPQENGAGPLAPAQGSGDQREIQCFDTHIQETSL